One window of the Thermomicrobiales bacterium genome contains the following:
- a CDS encoding S9 family peptidase yields MTDRTPVSFGAWSSPITADLIATGSIRLSEVSLRGDDLCWLESRPTEGGRYVVVRRDSRGDCEDINPPDTNARTRVHEYGGASYMVAEDVAFFSNYADQRLYRRDRGDDPIAITPAPEVPAGLRYADMQLTPDGRTIVCVRERHATEGEAVNEIVTLPANGTTEPVVIGSGRDFYAFPRVSPDGAKVSWVEWDHPNMPWDGTELVVADLAADGTASNARRMAGGPAESIYQPEWSPEGVLYLVSDRTGWWNLYQLDGTDLIPLTPMDAEFGGPAWSLDAGQYAFLSGGRIVCVYGQDGIHHLGVIEPGKPEIREVATPFTAFASIDTDGGERVAVVAGGPVIPGSVALIDMASGATEVVKRSNAAEIDPGYLSPAQPIEFPTTGGKTAHALYYAPRNRDAAAPEGELPPLLVFSHGGPTGQTTGALNLSIQYWTSRGLAVVDVNYGGSTGYGREYRERLKDNWGIVDVDDCANAARYLAGQGLVDGARMAIRGGSAGGYTTLAALTFTDVFAAGASHFGISDLETMTTDTHKFESRYLDGLVGPYPEARDIYLARSPAYHTELLSAPMIIFQGLEDKVVPPSQAEAMVAALDRKGLPYAYLAFEGEQHGFRRAENISRTLEAELYFYGKVFGFQPSDEIEPVMIVNEG; encoded by the coding sequence ATGACCGACCGGACTCCCGTTTCTTTTGGCGCATGGTCGTCACCGATCACAGCCGACTTGATTGCGACGGGCTCGATCCGACTCAGCGAAGTGTCCTTGCGCGGCGATGACCTCTGCTGGCTCGAGTCGCGCCCGACGGAGGGTGGGCGTTACGTTGTCGTCCGCCGGGACTCCCGGGGAGACTGCGAAGACATCAACCCGCCCGATACGAATGCCCGCACGCGCGTCCACGAATATGGCGGAGCGTCGTATATGGTCGCGGAGGATGTCGCGTTCTTCAGTAATTACGCCGACCAGCGGCTTTACCGTCGAGATCGTGGCGATGATCCGATCGCGATTACCCCCGCGCCGGAGGTCCCAGCCGGCCTGCGCTACGCCGACATGCAACTGACGCCGGACGGCAGGACGATTGTCTGTGTCCGCGAGCGGCATGCAACCGAGGGTGAGGCGGTCAACGAGATCGTGACGCTCCCGGCCAATGGCACGACCGAGCCGGTCGTGATCGGGTCTGGTCGAGATTTCTACGCCTTCCCGCGTGTCAGTCCGGACGGCGCAAAGGTGTCGTGGGTGGAGTGGGATCACCCGAATATGCCGTGGGACGGGACGGAGCTCGTTGTCGCCGACCTGGCTGCGGACGGCACGGCGTCGAACGCGCGGAGGATGGCCGGCGGGCCGGCCGAGTCGATCTATCAGCCGGAGTGGTCGCCAGAGGGTGTGCTGTATCTCGTGTCCGACCGGACAGGCTGGTGGAACCTCTACCAGCTCGATGGAACTGATCTGATCCCCCTGACCCCGATGGATGCCGAATTCGGCGGGCCGGCCTGGTCGCTCGACGCGGGGCAATATGCGTTCCTCTCCGGGGGACGGATCGTCTGTGTCTATGGACAGGATGGCATCCATCACCTCGGTGTCATCGAGCCGGGCAAGCCGGAGATCCGCGAAGTGGCGACGCCGTTCACCGCGTTCGCCAGCATCGACACGGACGGCGGAGAGCGCGTCGCGGTCGTTGCTGGTGGTCCGGTAATTCCTGGTTCGGTCGCGCTGATCGATATGGCGAGCGGCGCGACCGAGGTCGTCAAGCGCAGCAACGCGGCCGAGATCGACCCTGGATATCTCTCGCCGGCCCAACCGATTGAGTTCCCGACGACCGGCGGGAAGACTGCGCACGCGCTCTACTATGCGCCGCGCAATCGGGATGCCGCCGCGCCGGAGGGCGAGCTGCCGCCGCTGCTCGTCTTCAGCCATGGCGGCCCGACGGGACAGACGACCGGGGCGCTCAATCTGAGCATTCAGTACTGGACCAGCCGCGGTCTTGCTGTCGTCGATGTCAACTATGGCGGCAGCACCGGCTATGGCCGTGAGTATCGCGAGCGGTTGAAGGATAACTGGGGCATCGTCGATGTAGACGACTGCGCCAACGCAGCGCGCTATCTGGCCGGCCAGGGGTTGGTGGACGGCGCGCGCATGGCGATCCGTGGCGGCAGCGCCGGCGGGTATACGACGCTCGCCGCGCTGACCTTTACCGATGTCTTCGCTGCCGGGGCCAGCCACTTTGGCATCTCCGACCTCGAGACGATGACGACCGACACGCACAAGTTCGAGTCGCGCTACCTCGACGGGCTCGTCGGCCCATATCCCGAGGCGCGCGACATCTATCTCGCCCGTTCTCCGGCCTACCACACCGAGTTGCTCTCGGCGCCGATGATCATCTTCCAGGGGTTGGAGGATAAGGTCGTTCCACCATCGCAAGCCGAGGCGATGGTCGCTGCGCTCGACCGCAAGGGGTTGCCCTACGCCTATCTGGCCTTCGAGGGCGAGCAGCACGGGTTCCGTCGCGCCGAGAATATCAGCCGAACCCTTGAGGCAGAACTGTATTTCTATGGGAAGGTCTTCGGGTTCCAGCCATCCGACGAGATCGAGCCGGTGATGATTGTGAACGAGGGATGA
- a CDS encoding membrane dipeptidase, which yields MKISPRAAELQRRAIVIDGHSDILLPVLNGVTTLTESFPADALERWRTIAANRPVAELRDVPYELDPLAMLIAPAGQYELPLLEQGGVTAQCVAIYLPDDKLDHALESALEMVAALRRVVAANADRCILATSAAEIRRAKREGKVAWVLTMEGAEPIGSRVDLLDIFHLLGLRMTTLTHSRRNLLADGTQQDIATGGLTSLGKRAVDRCQELGIVLDVAHLSDRGFWDVIERASRPVVCSHTSVLTPSPGYRAPWDEVNPTYGMTKAQAIAQTGGLIGIVFWGMADIAALVDEADAIIDQTDPDHVALGTDFFGFRDAPLDLQHIGELPALTEALVERGYDDATILKLLGENWLRVFEAS from the coding sequence GTGAAGATCTCCCCGCGCGCCGCCGAATTGCAGCGACGCGCCATCGTCATCGACGGACACAGCGACATCCTCCTGCCGGTCCTGAACGGAGTGACCACTCTTACCGAGTCGTTTCCCGCCGATGCCCTCGAACGCTGGCGGACAATCGCGGCAAACCGTCCCGTGGCCGAGCTGCGCGACGTCCCCTACGAGCTTGATCCGCTCGCGATGCTGATCGCGCCGGCCGGCCAGTACGAGCTACCGTTGCTGGAGCAGGGTGGCGTCACGGCACAATGTGTGGCGATATATCTGCCGGACGACAAGCTCGATCACGCGCTGGAATCGGCGCTGGAGATGGTCGCCGCGCTGCGCCGCGTTGTTGCAGCGAATGCTGATCGCTGCATCCTGGCAACGAGCGCCGCCGAGATCCGTCGCGCCAAACGGGAGGGCAAGGTCGCCTGGGTGCTGACGATGGAGGGCGCCGAGCCGATCGGATCACGGGTCGACCTGCTCGATATCTTTCACCTGCTCGGGCTCCGAATGACGACACTCACCCATAGCCGCCGTAACCTGCTGGCGGATGGCACCCAGCAAGACATCGCGACAGGCGGGCTGACCAGCCTGGGCAAGCGCGCAGTCGATCGCTGCCAGGAGCTTGGGATCGTGCTCGACGTGGCGCACCTGTCTGACCGCGGCTTCTGGGACGTAATCGAGCGCGCCAGCCGGCCGGTCGTCTGCTCCCACACCAGCGTCCTGACCCCGTCACCCGGCTACCGCGCCCCATGGGACGAGGTAAATCCGACCTACGGGATGACCAAGGCGCAGGCGATTGCCCAGACCGGCGGCTTGATCGGCATTGTCTTCTGGGGCATGGCCGATATCGCGGCGCTGGTCGATGAGGCGGACGCCATCATCGACCAGACAGACCCCGACCACGTCGCGCTCGGTACCGATTTCTTCGGGTTCCGCGACGCTCCGCTGGATCTGCAACACATCGGCGAGCTCCCTGCTCTCACCGAGGCGCTCGTCGAGCGCGGCTATGACGACGCAACGATCCTCAAGCTGCTGGGGGAGAACTGGCTGCGGGTATTCGAGGCGAGTTGA
- a CDS encoding succinylglutamate desuccinylase/aspartoacylase family protein, translating into MSPISMDGGYLKRFPILGPLTPGTTQRHEVALPGDALQEQRWPVISIAGMHPGPVIFISAGVHGGEYPAIETVIRLARSIDAGEISGVIVLMPVVNLPAFWGRTPFVCPVDGLNPNRMFPGSPDGSYTEQLVHAMTEELIARADVYVDLHGGDMVEALAPFSICRGGHDAADTQARELAEVFGLPYLLVIDRPVQPAKGSMSFVAAAERGVPGFIAEAGGVGLLDEEPVRLLTDGLIRVLNHLGILRRDVDPAGDVTALSRFDWLYSRHAGMFHARVAVDDLVTVGAVVGTIDSLFGDELEQIVAPADGRVLFLTTSPAMPINGLLMGIGVADQRPSWQANGAAS; encoded by the coding sequence GTGAGTCCAATCTCGATGGACGGCGGATACCTTAAGCGATTCCCGATTCTGGGGCCACTGACGCCGGGCACGACGCAACGTCACGAAGTTGCGCTTCCAGGCGATGCGTTGCAAGAGCAACGCTGGCCGGTAATCTCGATAGCCGGCATGCATCCCGGACCGGTGATCTTCATCAGCGCCGGGGTACACGGCGGCGAATATCCCGCAATAGAGACAGTCATCCGGCTGGCCCGCTCAATCGACGCCGGCGAGATATCCGGCGTTATCGTTCTGATGCCCGTCGTCAACCTGCCGGCGTTCTGGGGCCGGACTCCATTCGTCTGCCCGGTCGACGGCCTCAACCCGAACCGCATGTTTCCCGGCAGCCCCGACGGAAGCTATACCGAACAGCTTGTCCACGCCATGACGGAGGAGCTCATTGCGCGGGCGGACGTGTATGTCGACCTGCACGGCGGCGACATGGTCGAGGCGTTGGCGCCATTCTCGATCTGCCGCGGAGGGCACGACGCTGCCGACACGCAGGCGCGCGAGCTTGCCGAGGTATTCGGGCTGCCCTACCTGCTCGTCATCGACCGGCCGGTCCAGCCGGCCAAAGGCTCGATGAGCTTCGTCGCCGCGGCCGAGCGCGGAGTGCCAGGTTTCATCGCCGAGGCCGGCGGTGTCGGTTTGCTCGACGAAGAACCGGTGCGACTGCTGACCGACGGCTTGATCCGTGTCCTCAACCATCTGGGGATACTCCGCCGTGATGTCGACCCGGCCGGCGACGTTACAGCGCTCTCCCGCTTCGATTGGCTGTATTCGCGGCACGCGGGCATGTTCCATGCGCGAGTCGCAGTGGACGACCTGGTCACCGTCGGCGCTGTCGTCGGCACGATCGACTCGTTATTCGGCGATGAGCTCGAGCAGATCGTCGCCCCCGCCGACGGCCGCGTCCTGTTCCTGACCACCAGCCCCGCCATGCCGATCAACGGCCTCCTGATGGGCATCGGCGTCGCAGATCAGAGACCATCGTGGCAGGCGAACGGAGCCGCATCGTGA
- a CDS encoding long-chain fatty acid--CoA ligase gives MNQQPEASIGVDVADPYAARPWLRHYPAGSTPDIAPVTQTVPDLLRVAVDRYPDRVAFTYYGRHLTYREVDRLSSKFANRLIEHGVKPGDRVLIVLANMPQYPIVHLGTLKAGGVVAALSPLLVERELDDLAVDSGARVVVALDRVWDRIAPLVERGVVERAIMTGPQDFLPTIKRWLYPLKYRKEMISVPFDAARGIYSLPALLKGASDRDPGVATSPDDIAAFQYTGGTTGLPKAAVLTHRNMVANVMQVRAWVPELRDGEETILSILPFFHSYGVTLCLHLATYLGATTVLVPRFEIADVMEQIATYQPTLLPGVPTLYSAINGAVENNPARQASMRSIRYCISGGAPLPRSVQERFEEITGGHLVEGYGLSEASPVTHANPLDGRARIGTIGMPLPGTEARIVDLDTRAPVPIGERGEVAIRGPQVMKGYWRRPEDTAAVLSDDGWLYTGDIGIMDEDGFFQIVDRQKDVVITGGENIYPREIEEVLYSHPKIVEAAVIGVPHSVGGQVVKAFVVVKPGETLERRDVLQYCSERLAKFKVPRQIEFRESLPKAATGKILRRALAEEEAAKPRRRRGGDAETTGG, from the coding sequence GTGAATCAACAGCCGGAAGCGTCAATCGGGGTTGATGTTGCCGACCCGTATGCGGCGCGGCCATGGTTGCGGCACTATCCGGCCGGCTCGACACCCGATATCGCGCCGGTGACTCAGACAGTGCCGGACCTGTTGCGTGTCGCCGTCGATCGGTACCCCGATCGCGTAGCGTTTACCTACTACGGCCGGCACCTGACCTATCGAGAGGTGGACCGGCTTTCCTCGAAGTTTGCCAACCGACTGATCGAGCATGGCGTCAAGCCGGGCGATCGCGTCCTGATCGTCCTGGCCAACATGCCGCAATACCCGATCGTCCATCTCGGCACGCTCAAGGCGGGCGGCGTTGTCGCGGCACTCTCGCCGCTGCTGGTCGAGCGCGAGCTGGACGATCTGGCGGTCGACTCCGGCGCTCGCGTCGTCGTCGCGCTCGACCGAGTCTGGGATCGCATCGCCCCTCTGGTCGAGCGTGGCGTCGTCGAGCGGGCGATTATGACTGGGCCACAGGACTTTTTGCCGACGATCAAGCGCTGGCTCTACCCGCTGAAGTATCGGAAGGAGATGATCTCCGTTCCCTTCGACGCGGCTCGAGGCATCTACAGCCTGCCGGCGCTTCTCAAGGGCGCCTCCGATCGCGACCCGGGCGTCGCAACCTCGCCGGACGATATCGCCGCATTTCAGTACACGGGTGGCACGACTGGCCTGCCGAAGGCGGCGGTGCTGACCCACCGAAATATGGTTGCGAACGTGATGCAGGTGCGCGCCTGGGTGCCGGAGCTGCGCGATGGCGAGGAGACGATCCTCTCGATCCTGCCGTTCTTCCACTCCTACGGTGTGACCCTCTGCCTGCACCTGGCTACCTATCTCGGCGCGACAACGGTCCTCGTCCCACGCTTCGAGATCGCCGACGTCATGGAGCAGATCGCGACGTACCAGCCGACACTCCTGCCCGGAGTGCCGACGCTGTACAGTGCGATCAACGGCGCGGTTGAGAATAACCCGGCCCGTCAGGCGTCGATGCGGTCGATCCGCTACTGCATCAGCGGCGGCGCGCCATTGCCGCGCAGCGTTCAGGAGCGCTTCGAGGAGATCACCGGCGGCCATCTCGTCGAGGGCTATGGGCTTTCCGAGGCATCTCCGGTGACGCACGCCAACCCGCTCGATGGCCGGGCCCGGATCGGGACGATCGGTATGCCGTTACCCGGCACCGAGGCGCGGATCGTCGACCTCGATACCCGTGCACCTGTGCCGATCGGCGAGCGCGGCGAGGTTGCCATCCGCGGCCCGCAGGTGATGAAGGGCTACTGGCGCCGTCCGGAGGACACCGCCGCCGTCCTGTCCGACGATGGCTGGCTCTATACCGGTGATATCGGGATCATGGACGAGGACGGCTTCTTCCAGATCGTCGATCGCCAGAAGGATGTCGTCATCACCGGCGGCGAGAACATCTATCCTCGCGAGATCGAGGAGGTGCTCTACTCACACCCGAAGATCGTCGAGGCAGCGGTTATCGGAGTGCCGCATTCGGTCGGCGGGCAGGTCGTCAAGGCGTTCGTCGTCGTCAAGCCAGGTGAGACACTGGAGCGCCGCGATGTGCTGCAGTATTGCTCCGAGCGTCTGGCGAAGTTCAAGGTGCCGCGCCAGATCGAGTTTCGTGAGAGCTTGCCGAAGGCCGCCACTGGCAAGATCCTGCGACGCGCCCTCGCGGAAGAAGAAGCCGCCAAGCCCCGGAGACGTCGGGGTGGGGACGCTGAAACGACCGGGGGCTGA
- a CDS encoding undecaprenyl-phosphate glucose phosphotransferase has protein sequence MAIGPGYRAAIDEGRSRTGMAKLGAPAAPVAPRPTDSRLGATEAPRHRDAARHDLFAVIFGLTLFLTDTTALVLALFFAYQFRDMARPASGASQPAHEMSVLLITVAATIVLGVFIMSGHYRRQRSVSRMDQAYRIVIQISLSLLLAIAITSLAVGRDFVYSRPLVVSGWVFAIVTVTAGRFIHTGIVGALRARGVASDRLLIVGVGQTGRLVLDKIRRSPQLGYQAVGFVQHDPLFGDTEPEIDGLPVLGMTDNLARIAEEQTADEIIIALAGVPHEQILEMVYAVTDLPVSVRVYPESFRLLTSDSISIGDLNGLPTVSVRRIGLRRFDRVVKRAMDIVVSVIALLLFAPVMLLIAFIIKLTSPGPVFFAQERVGQDGRAFQLLKFRSMPVDAEKNTGPVWAAADDPRPTRFGRVLRRYSVDELPQFINVLLGEMSVVGPRPERPYFVEQFSQMIPAYMARHHEKSGVTGWAQVNGLRGDTSIEERTRYDLYYVENWSILFDLKIIVKTIFHIFRSDANAY, from the coding sequence ATGGCGATCGGCCCCGGCTATCGCGCGGCAATCGACGAGGGACGGAGCAGAACCGGCATGGCGAAACTCGGCGCGCCAGCGGCGCCCGTCGCGCCGCGCCCAACCGACTCGCGACTCGGCGCAACCGAGGCCCCCCGGCATCGGGACGCTGCCCGTCACGATCTGTTCGCCGTCATCTTCGGGCTTACCCTCTTTCTGACCGACACGACCGCGCTCGTTCTTGCCCTGTTCTTCGCGTATCAATTCCGCGACATGGCCCGGCCCGCGAGCGGGGCGAGCCAGCCGGCTCATGAGATGTCCGTGCTGTTGATCACGGTCGCAGCCACCATTGTCCTGGGTGTCTTCATCATGAGCGGCCATTACCGACGCCAGCGCTCCGTCTCACGGATGGACCAGGCGTATCGAATTGTCATCCAGATCTCGCTCAGCCTGTTGCTGGCTATCGCTATCACCTCACTGGCTGTCGGTCGCGATTTCGTCTACTCGCGGCCGCTCGTTGTCTCCGGTTGGGTCTTCGCGATCGTGACCGTCACGGCCGGCCGCTTCATCCACACCGGCATCGTCGGAGCGCTGAGGGCGCGCGGCGTCGCCTCCGACCGGCTACTGATCGTAGGCGTCGGCCAGACCGGCCGGCTGGTGCTCGACAAGATCCGACGATCGCCACAGCTCGGCTACCAGGCGGTCGGCTTCGTCCAGCACGACCCCTTGTTCGGCGACACAGAGCCTGAGATCGACGGGCTTCCGGTCCTCGGAATGACGGACAACCTGGCGCGGATCGCCGAGGAGCAAACGGCGGACGAGATCATCATCGCCCTGGCCGGCGTCCCCCACGAACAAATCCTTGAGATGGTCTACGCCGTCACCGACCTGCCCGTCTCGGTTCGTGTCTACCCTGAATCGTTCCGCCTGCTCACCAGCGACTCGATCAGCATTGGCGACCTGAACGGACTGCCGACCGTCAGCGTCCGGCGGATCGGGCTGCGCCGGTTCGACCGCGTCGTCAAGCGGGCGATGGACATCGTCGTCAGCGTGATCGCGCTGCTTCTGTTCGCGCCAGTGATGTTGCTGATTGCGTTCATCATCAAGCTGACCTCGCCCGGGCCTGTCTTCTTCGCGCAAGAGCGCGTCGGCCAGGATGGTCGGGCCTTTCAGCTCCTCAAGTTTCGGTCGATGCCGGTGGACGCCGAGAAGAACACCGGGCCGGTCTGGGCAGCGGCCGACGACCCACGACCGACTCGTTTCGGCCGCGTGTTGCGGCGCTACTCGGTCGACGAGCTGCCGCAGTTCATCAACGTGCTGCTCGGGGAGATGAGCGTGGTCGGGCCCCGGCCAGAACGACCCTACTTCGTCGAGCAGTTCTCCCAGATGATCCCCGCCTACATGGCCCGCCACCATGAAAAGTCCGGCGTCACCGGCTGGGCACAGGTAAACGGACTGCGCGGCGACACCTCGATCGAGGAACGCACCCGCTACGATCTATATTATGTCGAGAACTGGTCGATCCTGTTCGACCTGAAGATCATCGTCAAGACGATCTTCCACATCTTCCGCTCCGACGCGAACGCCTACTGA
- a CDS encoding aminotransferase class I/II-fold pyridoxal phosphate-dependent enzyme, whose protein sequence is MPEREQTRVVHAGATADAAGSLTRSVAPPIAQSTAWVYPDIATIDAVYEDGAPAYIYGRYGVPNHRELEQAVAELEGAEAGVATTNGSSAIFAVLLAMTRAGSRVVAADRVYGGTRGMLNHEMARFGVETTWVDVADLDAVRAALAAEPRPALLWVDTIANPTMRASDLPALAGLARDLSVPLIVDNTFATPLHCRPLEHGASLVVHSATKFIAGHNDASGGIVVGPVTLVEPVRDAAVRVGGVGAPFEAWLCLRGLRTLDVRITRSSATTLALAEALEAHPAVRRVHYPGLASDPTHEVACRVLHGGFGSMLSVDLGTASAARAAVDRLRLVQFAETLGGVMTTVVHHPSTSYRQLTDAQLAAIGVSPGLLRFSIGIEAAEDIVADVVGALGPAGQ, encoded by the coding sequence ATGCCCGAACGCGAGCAGACTCGAGTCGTTCACGCTGGCGCCACCGCTGATGCGGCCGGCTCGCTGACCCGGTCGGTGGCGCCGCCGATTGCCCAGTCGACAGCCTGGGTCTACCCCGATATCGCCACCATCGACGCTGTCTATGAGGACGGCGCGCCAGCCTACATCTATGGCCGCTACGGCGTTCCGAACCATCGTGAGCTGGAGCAGGCGGTTGCCGAGCTCGAGGGCGCAGAGGCAGGTGTGGCGACGACGAACGGGTCAAGCGCGATCTTCGCCGTGCTGCTGGCGATGACGCGCGCGGGCAGCCGGGTCGTTGCTGCCGACCGCGTCTATGGCGGCACTCGCGGCATGCTGAATCACGAGATGGCGCGGTTTGGCGTGGAGACGACCTGGGTGGATGTCGCCGATCTGGACGCAGTGCGCGCGGCGTTGGCCGCCGAGCCGCGGCCGGCTCTCCTCTGGGTGGACACGATTGCCAACCCGACGATGCGCGCGAGCGACCTCCCGGCGCTTGCCGGCCTGGCGCGAGATCTGTCCGTCCCGCTGATCGTCGACAACACGTTTGCCACGCCGTTACATTGCAGACCGCTGGAGCACGGCGCGTCGCTTGTCGTCCACTCGGCAACGAAATTCATCGCCGGCCACAATGACGCCTCCGGCGGGATAGTCGTCGGCCCAGTCACATTGGTTGAGCCGGTGCGTGATGCGGCGGTGCGGGTTGGCGGCGTCGGCGCCCCATTCGAGGCATGGCTATGCCTTCGCGGTTTGCGGACCCTCGATGTCCGGATCACCCGGTCGAGCGCAACGACGCTAGCGCTGGCCGAGGCGCTGGAAGCACACCCGGCTGTGCGGCGTGTTCATTACCCGGGGCTGGCGTCCGACCCGACCCACGAGGTTGCCTGCCGTGTGCTGCACGGTGGATTCGGGAGCATGCTCTCGGTCGATCTCGGAACCGCCTCGGCGGCGCGAGCCGCTGTCGATCGCCTGCGGCTGGTGCAGTTCGCCGAGACGCTTGGCGGCGTCATGACGACAGTCGTCCACCACCCGTCGACATCCTATCGGCAGCTGACGGACGCGCAGCTCGCCGCGATTGGTGTTAGCCCGGGGCTGCTGCGATTCTCAATCGGGATCGAGGCTGCCGAGGACATCGTCGCCGACGTTGTCGGAGCGCTTGGGCCGGCCGGTCAGTAG
- a CDS encoding glycosyltransferase family 2 protein → MPSEPSVATPRRPDAAAARRGTVYAIIVNYRTPDLTAAAVAHLRDGAPADRSLVVYVVDNGSGDNSVARLDATCPGAIMIASPINLGFAGGNNLALRDILASIPDDASRADSFVLLLNSDVEVEPETLPSCLAFMDSHPDAGIVGPRLLLPDGSLDLACRRGFPTPARAFWKLTGLARRFPNNPRFTGYNLTHLDEMETTEVDSVVGAFMLVRLSAIDRAGLLDDTFFMYGEDLDWAFRMKSDGWRVFYYPVATALHLKGATSRRQSYRMLYEFYRSMWLFHRKHYAPRSSRLLNWVVLAGIIARGAIAMASNALRPAHAKRVA, encoded by the coding sequence GTGCCATCCGAGCCATCCGTCGCCACCCCTCGGCGGCCTGACGCGGCAGCCGCGAGGCGCGGCACGGTCTACGCCATCATCGTCAACTACCGCACGCCGGATCTGACGGCAGCCGCTGTTGCCCACCTTCGGGACGGCGCGCCGGCTGACCGCAGCCTTGTCGTCTATGTCGTCGACAATGGTTCCGGCGACAATAGCGTCGCCCGGCTCGACGCGACCTGCCCGGGCGCGATCATGATCGCCTCGCCGATCAATCTCGGCTTCGCCGGGGGAAATAACCTTGCCCTCCGCGACATTCTGGCGTCCATCCCCGACGATGCCTCTCGCGCTGATTCGTTCGTTCTCCTGCTGAATAGCGATGTCGAGGTCGAGCCAGAGACACTCCCCTCGTGCCTCGCGTTCATGGACTCCCACCCGGATGCCGGCATCGTCGGCCCGCGGCTACTCCTGCCGGACGGCTCGCTTGATCTGGCCTGCCGGCGCGGCTTTCCGACGCCGGCGCGCGCGTTCTGGAAGCTGACGGGACTGGCCAGACGGTTCCCAAATAATCCGCGCTTCACCGGTTATAACCTGACACATCTCGACGAGATGGAAACCACCGAGGTCGATTCCGTCGTCGGCGCATTCATGCTCGTCCGGCTCAGCGCGATCGATCGGGCCGGCCTGCTCGACGACACATTCTTCATGTATGGTGAAGATCTCGACTGGGCGTTCCGGATGAAATCGGACGGCTGGAGGGTGTTCTACTACCCGGTCGCGACGGCGCTGCATCTGAAGGGAGCAACGTCGCGCAGGCAGTCATACCGGATGCTCTACGAGTTCTACCGATCAATGTGGCTTTTTCACCGCAAGCACTATGCCCCGCGCAGCAGTCGACTGCTAAACTGGGTTGTGCTGGCGGGCATCATTGCTCGCGGCGCAATTGCGATGGCCTCGAATGCCCTGCGCCCCGCGCACGCCAAACGCGTCGCCTGA